In one Platichthys flesus chromosome 3, fPlaFle2.1, whole genome shotgun sequence genomic region, the following are encoded:
- the zdhhc8b gene encoding palmitoyltransferase ZDHHC8B — protein sequence MPTSAGKRFKPTKYIPVSTAATLLVGSTTLFFVFTCPWLTKVISSAVPLYNGVVFLFVLANFSMATFMDPGVYPRADEDEDKDDDFRAPLYKNVEIKGIQVRMKWCATCHFYRPPRCSHCSVCDNCVEDFDHHCPWVNNCIGRRNYRYFFLFLLSLTIHMVGIFSFGLIFVLHHRERLGTLHTTVTMVVMGIAGLFFIPVMGLTGFHMVLVARGRTTNEQVTGKFRGGVNPFTRGCCGNVEYVLCSPLAPRYTLDPRKKPNIKVQPPFIRPDLSDRQVTIVVSDNGIRSTIVSSKSKSSLDGLDEKETQPPLPPKADRYNQLKGQMISGEESSLSGKTHPSTPAMYRYRPSFGTMPKVHYHAAGEKIVMPDDQKTSAILEEGVRGHDYRSEPNLDLPEYTNTPLHRTFQSSPLQLDSDPINSRSLSLKQGQPRPQKGQLPALQPHTVTSTPYKSVFSPNTLSNRNGSLSYDSLLNPSISPAAASECMAHRGMPSMGFHSPYLPTKMCHIREPEMQRQQVAPAYSPVMAPRRMGRQSPNPRDRDPSPVRYDNLSQTIMASIQERKETEEREKRQMMHGRSQTHIYAQDSVVFDGGYGLSHNTCYPDGPRGPSSRGPTPPAYGGSRDNLMGVGLLSYGQRTPVLRHVGSTLGRAPRTSSTSLHNDHSSTNSSQSRATGSEGLYRSPAHQPHSPAMPRSPSYAHQKYNFISAHERSDSPRLGGPREAMKVNGQMDCHPGTQGANLSPSRHNNVKKVTGVGGTTYEISV from the exons TTGCCCCTGGTTGACTAAGGTGATCTCTTCCGCTGTGCCTCTCTACAATGGCGTTGTCTTCCTCTTCGTTTTGGCCAACTTCAGTATGGCGACCTTCATGGACCCTGGAGTTTACCCCAGAG CcgacgaggacgaggacaagGATGATGACTTCAGGGCACCGCTCTACAAGAACGTGGAGATCAAGGGCATCCAGGTCCGGATGAAGTGGTGCGCCACCTGTCACTTCTACAGGCCGCCTCGGTGCTCGCACTGCAGCGTCTGTGACAACTGTGTAGAG gaCTTTGACCACCACTGTCCCTGGGTGAACAACTGCATTGGACGGAGGAACTACCgctacttcttcctcttcctgctctctctcaccATCCACATGGTTGGAATCTTTTCTTTCGGCCTCATCTTTGTCCTTCACCACAGAGAGAGGCTGGGAACGCTGCACACCACCGTCAC TATGGTGGTGATGGGTATAGCGGGGCTTTTCTTCATTCCAGTTATGGGGCTCACAGGCTTCCATATGGTGCTCGTGGCTCGAGGTCGAACAACCAATGAACAG GTGACTGGAAAGTTTCGTGGAGGAGTGAATCCCTTCACCAGGGGTTGCTGTGGCAATGTGGAGTATGTCTTATGTAGTCCTCTGGCCCCGAG GTACACACTGGACCCTAGAAAAAAGCCCAACATCAAAGTCCAGCCCCCGTTCATCAGACCAGATCTCTCCGACAGGCAGGTAACCATTGTGGTCAGTGACAACGGCATCCGCAGCACAATTGTCAGCTCCAAG TCCAAAAGCAGCCTGGACGGCCTGGATGAAAAAGAAACTCAGCCACCGCTGCCGCCCAAAGCCGACCGGTACAACCAGCTGAAAGGCCAGATGATCTCCGGTGAAG agAGTTCTCTTTCTGGTAAAACCCACCCGTCCACTCCAGCCATGTACAGATACAGGCCGTCCTTCGGCACCATGCCGAAAGTCCACTACCACGCTGCTGGAGAGAAG ATTGTCATGCCAGATGATCAGAAGACCTCAGCCATCTTGGAAGAGGGTGTCCGTGGTCACGACTACCGATCCGAGCCAAACCTCGACCTGCCTGAGTACACCAACACTCCCCTCCACCGCACCTTCCAGTCCTCTCCCCTCCAGCTGGACTCCGACCCCATCAACTCCCGCTCTCTCAGCCTGAAGCAAGGTCAGCCCCGGCCGCAGAAGGGCCAGCTCCCGGCCCTGCAGCCGCACACAGTCACATCCACTCCCTACAAGAGTGTCTTCTCACCCAACACACTCTCCAACCGTAACGGCAGTCTGTCCTACGACAGCCTGCTCAACCCCAGCATCTCCCCAGCCGCTGCCAGTGAATGCATGGCCCATCGTGGTATGCCCTCCATGGGGTTCCACTCGCCCTACCTGCCCACCAAAATGTGCCACATCCGGGAACCTGAAATGCAGAGGCAGCAGGTTGCCCCTGCCTACAGTCCAGTAATGGCACCCAGAAGGATGGGCAGGCAATCACCTAACCCAAGGGACAGGGACCCATCCCCTGTGCGCTATGATAACCTCTCCCAGACCATCATGGCCTCCATCCAGGAGcgaaaggagacagaggagagggagaagcgGCAGATGATGCATGGGCGATCCCAGACTCACATATATGCGCAGGactctgttgtgtttgatgGGGGCTATGGTCTCTCCCACAACACTTGCTATCCAGATGGTCCCCGTGGCCCCAGCTCCAGGGGCCCAACACCCCCAGCCTATGGAGGCTCCAGGGACAACCTGATGGGGGTCGGGCTGTTGAGCTATGGCCAGCGAACCCCTGTGCTGCGCCACGTTGGCTCCACCCTGGGCCGCGCCCCTAGgacttcctccacctccctgcaCAATGATCACAGTAGCACCAACAGCAGCCAGAGCAGGGCCACTGGCTCTGAGGGCCTCTATCGCTCCCCGGCTCACCAGCCCCACTCCCCTGCCATGCCCCGATCTCCCTCCTACGCTCATCAGAAATACAACTTCATCAGTGCCCATGAGAGGAGTGACTCCCCTCGTCTGGGGGGCCCAAG AGAGGCCATGAAAGTTAACGGGCAGATGGACTGCCATCCCGGTACACAGGGTGCCAACCTCAGCCCCAGTCGCCACAATAACGTCAAAAAGGTGACAGGCGTAGGGGGCACCACGTATGAGATATCAGTGTGA
- the ranbp1 gene encoding ran-specific GTPase-activating protein, whose translation MADPKDKEEPETTAESTEDTNHDPQFEPIVSLPEQDVKTLEEDEEELFKMRAKLYRFASENDPPEWKERGTGDVKLLKHKERGTIRLLMRRDRTLKICANHQIIPVMDLKPNAGSDRAWVWNTPADYADECPKPELLAIRFLNAENAQKFRVKFDECKDEVRKNLEESGNSDSANKVAEKLEELSVKEKSPEDKKKGDKKETEKKEDEKKEVKAEEKN comes from the exons ATGGCGGACCCGAAG GACAAGGAGGAACCCGAGACCACTGCAGAGAGTACAGAGGACACTAACCATGACCCCCAATTTGAGCCCATCGTTTCCCTTCCCGAGCAGGATGTGAAAACATtagaagaggacgaggaggaactCTTCAAAAT GCGGGCCAAACTTTATCGTTTTGCCTCAGAGAACGACCCTCCAgagtggaaggagagaggaactGGTGACGTCAAgctgctgaaacacaaagagaggggCACCATCCGCCTCCTGATGAGGAGAGACCGGACCTTGAAGATTTGTGCCAATCATCAGA TCATACCTGTGATGGATCTGAAGCCCAACGCTGGCAGTGACAGGGCATGGGTGTGGAACACACCAGCAGATTATGCTGACGAATGCCCTAAACCTGAACTCCTGGCAATACGCTTTTTAAATGCAGAAA ATGCTCAAAAGTTCAGAGTGAAGTTTGATGAGTGCAAGGATGAGGTCAGAAAAAATCTAGAGGAATCAG GTAACTCCGATAGCGCAAACAAGGTGgcagagaagctggaggagctcTCGGTAAAGGAGAAGTCACCAGAAGACAAGAAGAAAGGAGACAAAAAGGAGACTGAGAAAAAGGAAGATGAGAAAAAGGAGGTCAAGGCTGAGGAGAAGAATTGA
- the trmt2a gene encoding tRNA (uracil-5-)-methyltransferase homolog A — protein MADVSDSPLADTPPSKEETPDVLPQDSSTDGVKSEVKAGEDESEATADQSAYRYIKEDLFTSEIYKVEIRNLPKFVGFNDLKKFLARHGLNPHKIKLFGKHLFAFVTFMNEEERDKAMKMVHGMQWKGQVLSVRLAKPKVDPILKRRQEEEAEGEGAGGQPPAKRAEGDPEEEPLSVQIANVVTPLWNVPYEEQLRRKEQEVVGVLQRLAKEIGSTNKAMLPWLFAQKGKYNKMCCPLGAIQPSPTQTGYRNKCEFLISVGADGEDKTIGFRLGKYKGGSCAVVGPAETCHVSDEAKRVVCEFQKFIRTTPYSVYSPETYEGHWKQLTVRTTRTKQAMAVVFFNPQKIEEEELNALKSTMKEHFTEGEGKASGVTSLFFVREGQRKSPNPEDLPCELVAGESCINEELLGLRFRISPHSFFQVNTGAAEVLYSTVGEWAQLDQDSTVLDVCCGTGTIGISLAKRVKKVIGIELCQEAVEDAKVNAKLNGLSNVEFHCGKAEDVLPNILNALVSPSVTAIVDPPRAGLHSKVILAIRRAQHLKRLIYVACNAKAAMTNFIDLCRAPSNRVHGAPFRPVRALAVDLFPQTMHMEMILLLERVDYESQKQQSSSSNQEPTAS, from the exons ATGGCAGATGTAAGTGACAGCCCACTGGCTGATACGCCCCCCTCAAAGGAAGAGACACCTGATGTCCTCCCCCAGGACTCCAGCACTGATGGTGTAAAGTCTGAGGTCAAAGCTGGGGAAGATGAGAGCGAGGCAACAGCTGACCAGAGCGCGTACCGCTACATCAAAGAGGACCTTTTCACGTCCGAGATCTACAAAGTGGAGATCAGGAATCTGCCCAAGTTCGTCGGCTTCAACGACCTGAAGAAGTTCCTGGCCAGGCACGGCCTCAACCCGCACAAGATCAAGCTGTTTGGCAAGCACCTGTTCGCCTTCGTCACCTTTATGAACGAGGAGGAGCGCGACAAGGCCATGAAGATGGTGCACGGCATGCAGTGGAAGGGCCAAGTGCTGAGCGTCAGGCTGGCCAAACCCAAAGTGGACCCCATCctgaagaggaggcaggaggaggaggcggagggagagGGCGCGGGAGGGCAGCCCCCAGCCAAGCGGGCAGAGGGCGACCCGGAAGAGGAGCCCCTCAGCGTCCAGATAGCCAATGTGGTGACTCCGCTGTGGAATGTGCCTTatgaggagcagctgaggaggaaggagcaggaggtggtgggggtTCTGCAGAGGCTGGCAAA agagATCGGAAGCACCAACAAAGCCATGCTGCCGTGGCTCTTTGCACAGAAAGggaaatacaacaaaatgtgttgtCCCCTGGGTGCTATTCAACCATCTCCTACACAG ACCGGGTACAGAAACAAGTGTGAGTTCCTCATCTCAGTCGGAGCAGACGGTGAAGACAAGACCATCGGTTTCCGTCTGGGGAAATACAAAGGCGGCTCGTGTGCTGTGGTGGGGCCGGCAGAGACGTGTCATGTCTCCGACGAGGCCAAGAGAGTGGTCTGCGAGTTTCAAAAGTTTATTAG GACGACACCGTACTCCGTCTACAGTCCTGAGACGTATGAAGGACACTGGAAGCAGCTGACTGTACGAACGACGAGGACCAAACAAGCCATGGCTGTAGTGTTCTTCAACCCACAG AAaattgaagaagaggagctcaACGCTCTGAAGAGCACCATGAAGGAGCACTTCACAGAGGGCGAGGGGAAAGCCAGCGGCGTCACCTCTCTTTTCTTCGTAAGAGAGGGTCaaag GAAGTCCCCTAACCCAGAGGACCTGCCCTGTGAGCTGGTAGCTGGAGAGAGCTGCATCAACGAAGAGCTGCTGGGTCTAAGATTCAGAATATCCCCTCACTCCTTCTTCCAG gtgaacacaggagctgcagaggtgCTGTACTCGACTGTGGGGGAGTGGGCCCAGCTGGACCAGGACAGCACCGTACTGGACGTGTGCTGTGGCACAGGAACCATTGGCATCTCTCTGGCGAAG AGGGTAAAGAAGGTGATTGGGATCGAGCTGTGCCAGGAAGCAGTGGAGGATGCCAAAGTTAATGCCAAGCTCAATG gACTAAGCAATGTTGAATTTCACTGTGGTAAAGCTGAGGACGTGCTCCCCAACATTCTCAACGCTCTCGTCTCACCCAGTGTCACGGCCATCGTGGATCCACCGAGGGCGGGACTAC ATTCCAAGGTGATTCTTGCCATCCGTAGAGCACAGCACCTGAAGAGGCTGATTTACGTGGCGTGCAATGCAAAGGCGGCCATGACCAACTTCATCGA TCTGTGCAGAGCACCGTCCAACAGAGTCCATGGAGCTCCGTTCCGTCCGGTGCGAGCCTTGGCCGTGGACCTGTTCCCTCAGACCATGCACATggagatgattctgctgctggagagagtgGACTACGAATCCcagaagcagcagagcagcagcagcaaccagGAGCCAACTGCCTCGTAG
- the dgcr8 gene encoding microprocessor complex subunit DGCR8 isoform X1: MNMEIDDVLPPLPLEPPEDFGRDEGRAPPPPPLQTSSDAEVMDVSSGGDGYTYTPDDGEAQPQQPLSKDSVTFCSHLSDEAGPIPVCPRTARHAPPVTKFLPELKLLRDVKIRVSFTESSSSSSNSKDRKVLYTGEGQEGGSDDGLDGLNGDLHDSTSEQEAAEGSSGAGNVCRRSEEAEVDLENKVEYAVLDELDDFYENFLDQDDGEQGGFKSEVIAQQEQTGDEAMAFSYEEEFDNDVDALLEEGMPVPKKMRPSDDKDGGDSDHPSDGEEGGVQPMMTKIKTVLKSRGRPPTEPLPDGWIMTFHNSGIPVYLHRETRVVTWSRPYFLGTGSIRKHDPPTSSIPCLHYKKMKDHEEKELNGEMTTNAVESPVKPMQEANGEEGADMLDATAEEQLDVPPSILSDVAPNGEGTTDNNLQVKVIRPFDIAHGALGQVRAKVEVCKDESVDLEEFRVYLEKCFDFEQVTVKKFRTWAERRQFNRDVKRKQAETERPILPANQKLITLSVQDAPTKKEFVINPNGKSEVCILHEYMQRVLKVRPVYNFFECENPSEPFGASVIIDGVTYGTGTASSKKLAKNKAARATLEILIPDFVKQTSEEKPSDGDELEYFNHINIEDSRVYELTNKAGLLSPYQILHECLKRNHGMGDTSIKFEVIPGKNQKSEYVMTCGKHTVRGWCKNKRVGKQLASQKILQMLHPHVKNWGSLLRMYGRESNKMVKKENSDKSVIELQMFAKKNKPNLHILNKLQEEMTKLATQREETRKKPKMTIMESAQPGSEPLCTVDV; the protein is encoded by the exons ATGAACATGGAGATAGATGATGTTCTACCCCCTCTCCCCTTGGAGCCACCTGAGGATTTTGGCCGAGATGAGGGCAGagcacctccaccacctcccctgCAAACGTCCAGTGACGCAGAGGTAATGGACGTTAGCTCTGGTGGTGATGGATACACGTACACCCCAGATGACGGGGAAGCCCAGCCACAGCAGCCCCTCAGCAAGGACTCAGTCACTTTCTGTAGCCACCTCTCAGATGAGGCCGGTCCCATTCCCGTGTGCCCGAGAACAGCACGTCACGCTCCCCCGGTCACCAAGTTTCTACCAGAGCTCAAGCTGCTCAGAGATGTTAAGATCCGTGTGAGCTTCACTgaaagtagcagcagcagcagcaatagtAAAGACAGGAAGGTTCTGTACACAGGTGAagggcaggagggaggaagtgatgaTGGCTTAGATGGCCTGAACGGTGACTTGCATGACTCAACTAGCGAGCAGGAGGCAGCTGAGGGAAGCTCTGGTGCAGGAAACGTatgcaggaggtcagaggaggctgaggtagATCTGGAAAACAAGGTAGAGTATGCTGTCCTGGATGAGTTGGATGACTTCTACGAGAACTTCCTGGATCAAGATGATGGGGAGCAAGGCGGTTTTAAGTCTGAAGTTATAGCTCAGCAGGAGCAAACAGGTGACGAGGCCATGGCTTTCTCATACGAG GAAGAGTTTGACAACGATGTTGACGCTCTGCTGGAGGAGGGCATGCCTGTGCCAAAAAAGATGCGTCCATCTGATGACAAAGATGGCGGGGACAGTGATCATCCATCAGATGGTGAAGAAGGAGGTGTTCAGCCTATGATGACCAAAATTAAGACTGTCCTGAAGA GTCGAGGTCGTCCACCCACTGAGCCTCTACCTGATGGATGGATCATGACATTCCATAACTCAGGCATTCCAGTCTACCTACACAGAGAAACTCGAGTGGTCACCTGGTCCAGACCATATTTCCTCGGGACTGGCAGTATTAGG AAACATGACCCTCCAACCAGCAGTATCCCTTGCCTACATTACAAGAAAATGAAGGACCATGAGGAAAaggagctgaatggggagatgACAACTAATGCGGTGGAGTCTCCGGTAAAGCCCATGCAGGAGGCTAATGGTGAAGAAGGAGCAGACATGTTAGATGCTACAGCCGAGGAACAGTTAGACGTCCCTCCCTCCATTTTGTCTGACGTTGCCCCAAATGGAGAGGGTACCACTGACAACAACCTGCAGGTTAAAGTGATCCGACCTTTTGACATTGCCCACGGAGCCTTAGGACAAGTCAGGGCAAAGGTTGAAGTGTGCAAGGATGAGTCAGTAG ATCTTGAAGAGTTTCGTGTGTATCTGGAAAAATGCTTTGACTTTGAACAAGTTACTGTAAAGAAGTTTCGTACTTGGGCTGAGCGAAGGCAGTTCAACAGAGACGTGAAGAGGAAGCAGGCAGAGACTGAGAGGCCCATCCTGCCCGCCAACCAGAAGCTCATCACACTGTCAGTCCAAGATGCCCCCACTAAGAAAG AATTTGTCATCAACCCGAACGGAAAATCTGAAGTTTGCATCTTGCACGAATATATGCAACGTGTCCTCAAGGTTCGACCTGTTTACAACTTTTTTGAATGTG AAAACCCAAGTGAACCCTTTGGCGCGTCAGTCATTATAGATGGAGTGACTTACGGCACAGGAACCGCAAGCAGTAAAAAGCTTGCCAAGAATAAAGCTG CTCGAGCCACACTGGAAATCCTCATCCCTGACTTTGTGAAGCAGACTTCGGAGGAGAAACCTTCAGATGGCGATGAACTGGAg TATTTTAATCATATCAATATAGAAGACTCAAGGGTGTATGAGCTGACCAACAAAGCAGGACTACTTTCGCCATATCAGATTCTTCATGAGTGCCTTAAAAG AAACCATGGGATGGGAGACACCAGCATTAAATTTGAGGTGATCCCAGGAAAAAACCAGAAGAGTGAATATGTGATGACATGTGGGAAACATACTGTGCGTGGCTGGT GCAAGAACAAGAGGGTTGGCAAACAACTAGCGTCTCAGAAAATCTTGCAAATGCTTCATCCACACGTCAAGAACTGGGGCTCGCTGCTGCGCATGTATGGCCGAGAGAGCAATAAGATGGTAAAGAAG GAGAACTCTGATAAGAGTGTGATCGAGCTGCAGATGTTTGCCAAAAAGAACAAGCCAAACCTCCACATCTTGAACAAACTGCAAGAAGAAATGACGAAACTGGCCACGCAGAGG GAGGAGACGAGAAAGAAACCCAAGATGACCATAATGGAGTCCGCCCAGCCAGGGAGCGAACCTCTCTGCACGGTGGACGTCTGA
- the dgcr8 gene encoding microprocessor complex subunit DGCR8 isoform X2 produces the protein MNMEIDDVLPPLPLEPPEDFGRDEGRAPPPPPLQTSSDAEVMDVSSGGDGYTYTPDDGEAQPQQPLSKDSVTFCSHLSDEAGPIPVCPRTARHAPPVTKFLPELKLLRDVKIRVSFTESSSSSSNSKDRKVLYTGEGQEGGSDDGLDGLNGDLHDSTSEQEAAEGSSGAGNVCRRSEEAEVDLENKVEYAVLDELDDFYENFLDQDDGEQGGFKSEVIAQQEQTGDEAMAFSYEEEFDNDVDALLEEGMPVPKKMRPSDDKDGGDSDHPSDGEEGGVQPMMTKIKTVLKSRGRPPTEPLPDGWIMTFHNSGIPVYLHRETRVVTWSRPYFLGTGSIRKHDPPTSSIPCLHYKKMKDHEEKELNGEMTTNAVESPVKPMQEANGEEGADMLDATAEEQLDVPPSILSDVAPNGEGTTDNNLQVKVIRPFDIAHGALGQVRAKVEVCKDESVDLEEFRVYLEKCFDFEQVTVKKFRTWAERRQFNRDVKRKQAETERPILPANQKLITLSVQDAPTKKEFVINPNGKSEVCILHEYMQRVLKVRPVYNFFECENPSEPFGASVIIDGVTYGTGTASSKKLAKNKAARATLEILIPDFVKQTSEEKPSDGDELEYFNHINIEDSRVYELTNKAGLLSPYQILHECLKRNHGMGDTSIKFEVIPGKNQKSEYVMTCGKHTVRGWCKNKRVGKQLASQKILQMLHPHVKNWGSLLRMYGRESNKMVKKENSDKSVIELQMFAKKNKPNLHILNKLQEEMTKLATQRNLKGLLCVRQWKCSHQRAH, from the exons ATGAACATGGAGATAGATGATGTTCTACCCCCTCTCCCCTTGGAGCCACCTGAGGATTTTGGCCGAGATGAGGGCAGagcacctccaccacctcccctgCAAACGTCCAGTGACGCAGAGGTAATGGACGTTAGCTCTGGTGGTGATGGATACACGTACACCCCAGATGACGGGGAAGCCCAGCCACAGCAGCCCCTCAGCAAGGACTCAGTCACTTTCTGTAGCCACCTCTCAGATGAGGCCGGTCCCATTCCCGTGTGCCCGAGAACAGCACGTCACGCTCCCCCGGTCACCAAGTTTCTACCAGAGCTCAAGCTGCTCAGAGATGTTAAGATCCGTGTGAGCTTCACTgaaagtagcagcagcagcagcaatagtAAAGACAGGAAGGTTCTGTACACAGGTGAagggcaggagggaggaagtgatgaTGGCTTAGATGGCCTGAACGGTGACTTGCATGACTCAACTAGCGAGCAGGAGGCAGCTGAGGGAAGCTCTGGTGCAGGAAACGTatgcaggaggtcagaggaggctgaggtagATCTGGAAAACAAGGTAGAGTATGCTGTCCTGGATGAGTTGGATGACTTCTACGAGAACTTCCTGGATCAAGATGATGGGGAGCAAGGCGGTTTTAAGTCTGAAGTTATAGCTCAGCAGGAGCAAACAGGTGACGAGGCCATGGCTTTCTCATACGAG GAAGAGTTTGACAACGATGTTGACGCTCTGCTGGAGGAGGGCATGCCTGTGCCAAAAAAGATGCGTCCATCTGATGACAAAGATGGCGGGGACAGTGATCATCCATCAGATGGTGAAGAAGGAGGTGTTCAGCCTATGATGACCAAAATTAAGACTGTCCTGAAGA GTCGAGGTCGTCCACCCACTGAGCCTCTACCTGATGGATGGATCATGACATTCCATAACTCAGGCATTCCAGTCTACCTACACAGAGAAACTCGAGTGGTCACCTGGTCCAGACCATATTTCCTCGGGACTGGCAGTATTAGG AAACATGACCCTCCAACCAGCAGTATCCCTTGCCTACATTACAAGAAAATGAAGGACCATGAGGAAAaggagctgaatggggagatgACAACTAATGCGGTGGAGTCTCCGGTAAAGCCCATGCAGGAGGCTAATGGTGAAGAAGGAGCAGACATGTTAGATGCTACAGCCGAGGAACAGTTAGACGTCCCTCCCTCCATTTTGTCTGACGTTGCCCCAAATGGAGAGGGTACCACTGACAACAACCTGCAGGTTAAAGTGATCCGACCTTTTGACATTGCCCACGGAGCCTTAGGACAAGTCAGGGCAAAGGTTGAAGTGTGCAAGGATGAGTCAGTAG ATCTTGAAGAGTTTCGTGTGTATCTGGAAAAATGCTTTGACTTTGAACAAGTTACTGTAAAGAAGTTTCGTACTTGGGCTGAGCGAAGGCAGTTCAACAGAGACGTGAAGAGGAAGCAGGCAGAGACTGAGAGGCCCATCCTGCCCGCCAACCAGAAGCTCATCACACTGTCAGTCCAAGATGCCCCCACTAAGAAAG AATTTGTCATCAACCCGAACGGAAAATCTGAAGTTTGCATCTTGCACGAATATATGCAACGTGTCCTCAAGGTTCGACCTGTTTACAACTTTTTTGAATGTG AAAACCCAAGTGAACCCTTTGGCGCGTCAGTCATTATAGATGGAGTGACTTACGGCACAGGAACCGCAAGCAGTAAAAAGCTTGCCAAGAATAAAGCTG CTCGAGCCACACTGGAAATCCTCATCCCTGACTTTGTGAAGCAGACTTCGGAGGAGAAACCTTCAGATGGCGATGAACTGGAg TATTTTAATCATATCAATATAGAAGACTCAAGGGTGTATGAGCTGACCAACAAAGCAGGACTACTTTCGCCATATCAGATTCTTCATGAGTGCCTTAAAAG AAACCATGGGATGGGAGACACCAGCATTAAATTTGAGGTGATCCCAGGAAAAAACCAGAAGAGTGAATATGTGATGACATGTGGGAAACATACTGTGCGTGGCTGGT GCAAGAACAAGAGGGTTGGCAAACAACTAGCGTCTCAGAAAATCTTGCAAATGCTTCATCCACACGTCAAGAACTGGGGCTCGCTGCTGCGCATGTATGGCCGAGAGAGCAATAAGATGGTAAAGAAG GAGAACTCTGATAAGAGTGTGATCGAGCTGCAGATGTTTGCCAAAAAGAACAAGCCAAACCTCCACATCTTGAACAAACTGCAAGAAGAAATGACGAAACTGGCCACGCAGAGG AACCTGAAGGGTTTACTCTGTGTACGTCAATGGAAATGTTCTCACCAGAGAGCTCATTGA